In Chrysemys picta bellii isolate R12L10 chromosome 3, ASM1138683v2, whole genome shotgun sequence, a single genomic region encodes these proteins:
- the RSAD2 gene encoding S-adenosylmethionine-dependent nucleotide dehydratase RSAD2, with protein MHLAEMRSLPQALAMLFRVLQAQLSALWLCLAPFSCRLRGALLPGRSPPLLEEGAGAPDGAEVPTVPTSVNYHFTRQCNYRCGFCFHTAKTSFVLPLEEARRGLAMLKEAGMEKINFSGGEPFLQERGEFVGKLVQFCKQELKLQSVSIVSNGSMIRERWFKRYGEYLDILAVSCDSFDEEVNVLIGRGQGNKNHIENLQRLRKWCRDYAVAFKLNSVINRFNVDEDMNEQIEALNPIRWKVFQCLLIEGENTGEDALREAEKFMISDEDFERFLDRHREISCLVPESNQKMRDSYLILDEYMRFLNCRNGRKEPSKSILDVGVEHAIKFSGFDEKMFLNRGGKYVWSKADMKLEW; from the exons ATGCACCTGGCCGAGATGCGCAGCTTGCCCCAGGCGCTGGCGATGTTATTCCGGGTCCTCCAGGCGCAGCTGAGCGCCCTGTGGCTCTGCCTAGCGCCCTTCTCCTGCCGGCTCCGGGGGGCgctgctgccggggaggagcCCCCCGCTGCTGGAGGAGGGCGCTGGGGCGCCGGATGGCGCCGAGGTGCCCACGGTCCCCACCAGCGTCAACTATCACTTCACCCGCCAGTGCAACTACCGCTGCGGCTTCTGCTTCCACACGGCCAAGACCTCCTTCGTGCTGCCCCTCGAGGAGGCCAGGAGGGGGCTGGCCATGCTCAAGGAGGCGG GTatggaaaaaataaacttttcagGAGGAGAGCCATTTCTGCAAGAGAGAGGAGAATTTGTGGGCAAATTGGTCCAGTTTTGCAAGCAGGAACTAAAACTGCAAAGTGTCAGCATTGTGAGCAATGGCAGCATGATTAGAGAACGATGGTTCAAGCGCTACG GTGAATATCTAGATATTCTTGCAGTTTCCTGTGATAGTTTTGATGAGGAAGTCAATGTTTTAATTGGCCGTGGACAAGGAAACAAGAACCACATTGAGAATCTCCAAAGACTGAGAAAGTGGTGCCGAGATTATGCTGTggcttttaaattaaattcagtAATTAATAGATTTAATGTTGACGAAGATATGAACGAACAGATTGAGGCACTAAATCCTATCCGATGGAAG GTATTCCAATGCCTGCTCATTGAAGGAGAGAATACAGGTGAAGATGCACTGAGAGAAGCAGAGAAATTTATGATCAGTGATGAAGATTTTGAACGATTCCTAGATCGCCATAGAGAGATCTCATGTTTAGTACCAGAATCTAATCAGAAG ATGAGAGACTCATACCTCATTCTGGATGAATAT ATGCGTTTTCTGAACTGTAGAAATGGACGGAAAGAGCCTTCCAAATCTATCCTGGATGTAGGCGTAGAACATGCTATAAAATTCAGTGGATTTGATGAGAAGATGTTTCTGAATCGAGGAGGAAAATATGTGTGGAGTAAAGCAGATATGAAGCTAGAATGGTGA